A region of Diospyros lotus cultivar Yz01 chromosome 3, ASM1463336v1, whole genome shotgun sequence DNA encodes the following proteins:
- the LOC127796414 gene encoding epsin-3 produces the protein MSMVGGIHSNSGNMGSPIFHELKKQASFFFKEKIKTARLALTDVTPAQLLTEEATNANPWAPDTRTLKTISRAAFEVDDYWRIVEILHKRLAKFDRNNWRLSYNALIVLEHLLTHGPESTAEEFQSDRDVIREMGSFQYIDEKGFNWGLNVRKKSERILQLLEKGPLLKEERDRARKLTRGIQGFGSFSHRASSAEGILQESSHGTFGRSNSQFNENGNQEEQISSTKDENLIEPNARFISSKKIENSQMPESSGAPARLSFKENMAPDEELLGGESGPLLRDQEDDCGIGISTEADHPFHDTENQATVSLLSRPDQLLQAY, from the exons ATGTCAATGGTAGGGGGGATTCACAGCAACAGTGGCAACATGGGTTCGCCAATTTTCCATGAGTTGAAGAAGCAggcttccttcttcttcaagGAGAAGATCAAGACGGCCCGGTTGGCTCTCACAGATGTCACACCGGCTCAACT ATTGACTGAAGAAGCCACTAACGCAAATCCATGGGCTCCGGACACGCGAACGCTGAAGACCATATCGCGGGCTGCTTTTGAAGTTGATGATTACTGGAGAATTGTTGAAATTCTGCACAAgag ATTGGCTAAGTTTGATAGGAACAACTGGAGATTGTCATACAACGCTCTGATTGTGCTGGAGCACTTGTTGACCCATGGACCAGAGAGTACTGCAGAGGAGTTCCAATCTGACAGAGATGTTATTCGAGAGATGGGAAGCTTTCAATATATTGATGAGAAAGG ATTCAACTGGGGCCTCAATGTTAGGAAGAAATCTGAGAGGATACTGCAACTGCTTGAAAAGGGTCCTCTTCTCAAGGAAGAGAGAGACCGAGCCCGGAAGCTGACAAGAGGGATTCAAGGTTTTGGAAGCTTCTCCCACAGGGCTTCTTCAGCAGAAGGGATTCTGCAAGAATCATCTCATGGAACATTTGGAAGGTCTAATTCTCAATTTAATGAGAATGGAAATCAGGAAGAACAGATTTCATCCACAAAAGATGAGAATCTGATTGAGCCAAATGCCAGGTTCATCTCCAGCAAGAAAATTGAGAATTCCCAGATGCCTGAAAGCTCCGGTGCACCTGCTCGACTGAGTTTCAAAGAGAACATGGCTCCCGACGAGGAACTTCTAGGAGGGGAATCGGGACCCCTCTTGAGAGATCAGGAAGATGATTGTGGCATCGGAATATCCACAGAAGCAGATCACCCTTTTCATGACACTGAGAATCAAGCTACCGTCTCTCTACTTTCTAGGCCAGATCAACTCTTGCAAGCTTATTGA
- the LOC127798068 gene encoding fasciclin-like arabinogalactan protein 4, with amino-acid sequence MATSFSSRFAPITFLYLLILTCSFSPILGINITNLLSSYPDLSDFANLLSTTAVAGDLSHRSSISLLAVPNSFLRSSDLTRRPSSTNLADVVRYHVLLEFLSWQDLRQIPASGKLVTTLYQTTGRATSNFGSVNITRDPSTNAVSVRSPAAYSPSNASVLSVIKTLPYNISIFAVSSLLVPFGFDLMASETRPPLGLNITKTLIDDHNFNVAASMLNASGVVGDLEKDEAGAGVTLFVPTDDAFANLPATASFQSLPADKKATVLKFHVLHSYYPLGSLESIVNPVQPTLATEETGAGRFTLNISRVNGSVAINTGIVQASVTQTVFDQNPVAIFGISEVLLPKEIFGKNPILGSKPGTDIGGGAEPPDISLSPEKSPGEHGPPSHLTAPPGFREEIRSEAADDGVRRLFLAICCIGLYVLPFVRPFLSFSANSPAAGEMTGSGLLWSNYWAILRFSRWDCWQSERNEDVRSRDLDGEDGESAEKLKSRIIRAVGC; translated from the exons ATGGCTACTTCCTTCAGTTCCCGTTTTGCCCCCATCACATTCCTTTATTTGCTCATCCTCACCTGCAGTTTCAGCCCCATTTTGGGGATTAACATCACCAATCTCTTGTCTTCCTATCCAGATCTCTCCGACTTCGCTAACCTCCTTTCCACCACCGCCGTCGCCGGAGATCTGAGCCACCGCTCCTCTATCTCGCTCCTCGCCGTCCCCAACTCATTCCTCCGGTCCTCCGATCTGACCCGCCGCCCCTCTTCCACCAACCTCGCCGACGTCGTCCGCTACCACGTCCTCCTCGAGTTCCTCTCCTGGCAGGACCTCCGCCAGATTCCGGCCTCCGGGAAACTTGTCACCACTTTGTACCAAACCACCGGCCGTGCCACCAGCAACTTCGGCTCCGTGAACATCACGCGCGACCCTTCCACAAACGCCGTCTCCGTCCGCTCCCCCGCCGCCTACTCGCCCTCCAACGCCAGTGTTCTTTCCGTCATCAAAACCCTTCCGTACAACATCTCAATCTTCGCCGTCAGTTCCCTCCTCGTGCCCTTCGGCTTCGATCTAATGGCGTCGGAGACGCGGCCGCCGCTGGGCCTCAACATCACCAAGACCCTCATTGACGACCACAATTTCAACGTCGCCGCCTCGATGTTGAACGCTTCAGGCGTCGTCGGAGACCTGGAGAAAGACGAGGCCGGCGCCGGGGTCACGCTCTTCGTGCCCACCGACGACGCTTTCGCGAATCTGCCGGCGACGGCGAGCTTCCAATCTCTGCCTGCCGATAAAAAGGCAACAGTGTTGAAGTTTCACGTGCTGCACTCGTACTATCCGCTCGGCTCGCTCGAGTCGATTGTGAACCCGGTTCAGCCGACGCTCGCGACCGAAGAGACTGGCGCCGGAAGATTCACATTGAACATATCGAGGGTGAACGGCTCGGTGGCCATCAACACCGGAATCGTTCAGGCATCGGTGACTCAGACCGTGTTCGACCAAAACCCAGTCGCCATTTTTGGGATTTCAGAGGTTTTGTTGCCCAAAGAGATCTTTGGGAAGAACCCAATCCTGGGGAGTAAGCCTGGTACTGATATTGGCGGCGGTGCTGAGCCGCCCGATATTTCATTATCGCCGGAGAAATCGCCGGGAGAGCATGGGCCGCCTAGTCATTTGACAGCTCCGCCGGGTTTTCGCGAAGAAATCCGATCGGAAGCAGCCGATGACGGCGTACGGAGGCTCTTCCTCGCTATCTGCTGTATAGGATTGTACGTACTG CCATTTGTTCGGCCATTCCTTTCCTTTAGTGCCAATTCGCCGGCTGCCGGAGAAATGACTGGTTCAGGGTTACTTTGGTCAAATTACTGGGCGATTCTACGGTTTAGCCGCTGGGATTGTTGGCAAAGTGAACGTAATGAGGATGTACGGTCCCGCGATTTGGACGGTGAGGATGGAGAGTCAGCGGAAAAGCTGAAATCCCGGATTATTCGTGCCGTCGGATGTTGA
- the LOC127798119 gene encoding metallothionein-like protein type 2 — protein MSCCGGNCGCGSGCSCGSGCGGCGMYPDIEKNTTTTTTAALIVGVAPPAKSFSEGSEKSVGTEGGHGCSCGSNCKCDPCNC, from the exons ATGTCTTGCTGCGGAGGAAACTGTGGCTGCGGCTCCGGCTGCAGCTGCGGCAGCGGCTGTGGAGG GTGCGGCATGTACCCCGACATAGAGAAgaacaccaccaccaccaccaccgcgGCCCTCATAGTAGGCGTTGCGCCACCGGCCAAGTC CTTCTCGGAGGGGTCTGAGAAGAGCGTGGGAACAGAAGGAGGACACGGCTGCAGCTGCGGATCCAACTGCAAGTGCGACCCTTGTAACTGTTGA
- the LOC127798083 gene encoding pentatricopeptide repeat-containing protein At1g07590, mitochondrial-like → MKAVALLCRRSFFGPKCPTLDLSSSPNQIHLRLSSSSSSSYNPTPHQSSENDRPVSSHQREEETKSLCWRIQRLPKGDPVGAAFQSWMGDGFPVHRGNIFHAINRLRKLRLNKRALEVMEWVIRERPYRPKELDYSYLLEFTAKLHGVSKGEKLFSCVPSEFQNELLYNNLIIACLDKGMIRLSLAYMKKMRDLGHRISYLIFNRLIILHSSPSRKKAITRILRQMKADKVDPHVSTYNILMKIEANEHNIEGLLRAFGDMKQANVEPNEISFCILATAHAVARLYTVCETYVEAVEKSATGNNWSTLDVLLILYGYLGKEKELERTWGILRELPHVKSRSFVLAIEAFGRIGVLSCAEQLWLEMKSEQGLKLTEQFNSMMSVYCRLGYITKATKLYKEMAENGCKPNAITYRHLALGCLKAGLVNEALKTLELGKNLAASTRIRRSTPWLETTLSIVESFAEKGDIENAEKLFEELKYANYTRYTFVYNALMKAYVKAKIYEPNLLKRMILGGARPDSETYGLLKLIEQFKT, encoded by the exons ATGAAAGCAGTAGCCCTTCTGTGTCGTAGGAGCTTCTTTGGCCCAAAATGTCCAACACTTGAcctctcttcttctcccaaCCAAATTCATTTGCGTttatcctcctcctcctcctcctcctataaCCCGACGCCTCATCAGTCGTCTGAGAACGACCGTCCGGTTTCCAGTCaccagagagaagaagagaccAAGAGCCTGTGTTGGAGGATACAGAGGCTCCCGAAGGGAGACCCTGTTGGGGCGGCGTTCCAGAGCTGGATGGGCGACGGCTTTCCCGTCCACAGAGGCAATATCTTTCACGCCATCAACCGTTTGCGCAAGCTTCGACTGAACAAACGCGCACTCGAG GTGATGGAATGGGTGATCAGGGAGAGGCCCTACAGGCCAAAGGAACTAGACTACTCATATCTATTAGAATTCACGGCTAAGCTTCATGGTGTATCAAAAGGGGAGAAACTTTTTTCTTGTGTCCCATCCGAATTCCAAAATGAGTTGCTGTACAACAATCTTATCATTGCATGCTTGGATAAAGGCATGATACGGCTTTCACTTGCATACATGAAGAAAATGAGGGATCTGGGTCATCGCATCTCATACTTGATTTTCAACCGCCTTATCATCCTTCATTCTTCGCCAAGCCGTAAGAAAGCCATCACAAGGATCCTCAGACAAATGAAGGCTGATAAGGTTGATCCACATGTCTCTACATACAACATCCTGATGAAAATTGAAGCTAATGAACACAATATCGAAGGACTGCTAAGAGCATTTGGTGATATGAAGCAAGCAAATGTTGAGCCAAATGAGATATCTTTCTGTATATTAGCAACCGCACATGCTGTGGCAAGACTGTATACGGTTTGTGAGACCTATGTTGAAGCAGTGGAGAAGTCAGCAACAGGGAATAACTGGTCAACATTAGATGTCCTCCTCATATTGTACGGGTATCTGGGCAAGGAGAAAGAGCTGGAGCGAACTTGGGGTATTTTGCGAGAACTGCCTCATGTTAAGTCAAGGAGTTTCGTGCTGGCGATTGAAGCATTTGGGAGGATTGGGGTTCTAAGTTGTGCTGAACAGCTttggttggagatgaagtcagaGCAAGGGCTGAAACTAACAGAGCAATTTAATTCAATGATGTCTGTTTATTGCAGACTTGGGTATATTACTAAAGCAACAAAGCTGTATAAAGAAATGGCAGAAAATGGGTGCAAACCTAACGCCATAACGTATAGACACCTTGCCCTTGGTTGCTTGAAAGCCGGGTTAGTGAATGAAGCACTGAAAACACTAGAGTTGGGGAAGAATTTGGCAGCAAGCACCAGGATCAGGAGATCGACCCCATGGCTGGAAACTACTCTTTCAATAGTCGAAAGCTTTGCTGAGAAGGGTGATATAGAGAATGCTGAGAAGCTctttgaagaattaaaatacGCAAATTATACTAGGTACACTTTTGTTTACAATGCCCTGATGAAGGCTTATGTCAAGGCAAAGATTTATGAACCAAATCTATTAAAACGGATGATTCTGGGAGGGGCCAGGCCAGATTCTGAGACATATGGCCTCTTGAAGCTGATCGAGCAATTCAAAACCTAA